GAGGAATTGCGGGTGCTGGGTCTGGTCATGAAGGGTTCGACGATGGACGCATCGGGTATCAGTAATGCCAGTCTCCTGGCTATGGCCACGAGCAACGGGGCTGGGGCGCTTGGTTTTGAGGGGGTCGGAACACTGAGTGAGGGGGCCGCAGCAGACCTAGTCTTCTGGGATCTTGAGGATGAATCGTTCTGTCCGAAGAACAACGTGGCCTCCCATCTTCTCTGGTCGGCAAACAGTCGGGCCGTGGACTCGGTCATGGTTGCCGGTTCCTGGGTCATGGAACACCGACAGTTGTCGGGTATTGATCTCGACAAGGTGCGATTCGAGGTGGCACGGAGGGCGCGCCGCTTGGCGAGTGGATGAGCGAAGACGCGGATGACGACCTCCTGGGGGTTGCCGGAGCACTATTGAACGCCTTGGCCCTGCGGGGCTGGTGCCTGGGAACGGCTGAGTCGCTCACTGGGGGGATGGTCGGAGCAACCATCACTGCTGTGCCGGGAGCGTCAGTATCATATATGGGCGGCGTGATCAGCTACACGGACCGTGAGAAGACGGCGCTGTTGGGGGTGCCGACCAAATTGCTGGAGCAGCGTGGCGCTGTGAGCGCCGAGGTGGCGGAAGCTATGGCTCAGGGCTGCAGGGAGAAGCTGAACGTGCAGGTAGGGCTCGCGACGACCGGCGTAGCCGGACCAGCATCGGACGACAGAGGGACGCCTGTCGGAACCGTGTTCGTGGCTTGCGCGACGGCACGGGCGTGCACAGTGGAGCGACTATTGCTCGACGGGGACCGACGCCACATTCGTGTCGAATTGACACGTGCGGCTCTTCGGCTGGCCATCCGGCTCCTGGAAATAGCCCCGCCAGAGGTGGAGGAGGCGACATGAGACCGGTGAGCCTCAGTCGCGTGGAGGTGGGCGGGGCCGTCAAGTGTCTTGCCTGTGCTCATGGGTGTATCGTCGCTGAAGGGAGAACGGGACTGTGCGGTGTCCGGCGCACGGTGAAGGGGGGACTGCAATCTCTGGTCTATGGTCTCCCTGCATCGGTTGCCCTCGATCCCATTGAGAAGAAGCCGCTGTATCACTTCCTTCCCGGCTCGACCGCGCTCTCACTGGGCACATTCGGGTGCAATTTCACCTGCGCCTTCTGCCAGAACTACGAGCTCTCGCAGGCGCGAGATGCAGATGACGCGCTGTTGCGCCTGCCGTTCCTGGACCCGGAAGCTGTCGTTCAACTGGCGCTGCGGCAGGGAGCCTCATCGATTGCCTGTACCTACAATGAGCCCGCCGTGTGGGCGGAGTATGCCCTGGACATCGCCACAGTGGCAAGGCAGGCCGACTTGCGCACAGTGTTCGTGTCCAATGGCTTTTACTCTCATGAGCTTCTGCATGAAGCACTGCCCCTGATCGATGCCTACAATATCGACCTGAAGTCGTTTTCCGATGACTTCTACCGGCGCGTGTGCGGCGGGCGTCTCCAGCCTGTGCTCGATGCCATACGGGCGATCCATGATGCAGGATCGTGGGAGGAGATCACGTCGCTGATCATCCCTGGTCTCAACGACAGCGAGAACGAACTGAGGGCCATGGCGCACTTTGTTGCGTCCATCGACCCCGCGATGCCGTGGCACGTCTCGCGGTTCTTCCCGATGTACCACATGCTGGATACGCCGATCACGCCGGCTGCTTCGATCGAGAGGGCGGTGCAGGTCGGACAGGAGGAAGGACTGCTCCATGTCTATTCGGGGAACCTTCCAGGTCACGATGGAGCTGGTGACACGGTGTGTCCACAATGTGGGGCGACAGTGATAGAACGTCAGGGCTACACGGTGACAGCCAGGACAGGACTGACCTGTCCAACGTGCGGGACGCGCGTCAAGGGAGTGGAGCGATGATACGAAATGCCGTCGTTGCCGGGCAGTTCTACCCGGCGCAGGCTCGTGAACTGCGCGTCGTCGTCGAGGGATACATCAAAGGCGCACGTTTGCCGGCAAACACAGCCGGCGCCGCGTGCATGGGGTTGATCGTTCCTCATGCCGGGTACGTGTACTCGGGTCCAGTGGCGGGAGCCGGGTATGCCTGTCTGGCAGGCCTGGACGAATCTGAGCACATCACTGTGGTCGTCCTCGCCCCAAGTCATCACGTGTGGTTCAAGGGTGTGGCACTCCCGGAAGCAGACGTGTTCGGGACGCCGCTGGGAGATATCAAGGTATCAGATGCAGCGAGGCTCCTGACGAAGCGTCCCTCGGTTTTCACGTCCGGTCAGGCCCATGCACTGGAGCACGCGGTCGAGGTGCAGCTGCCATTCCTGCAGGTAGTCCTCAAGGACTTCAGCATCATTCCATTGGTGCTGGGAGAGGTGGACACGGCGGTCCTGGCTCAGGAGCTCCTGGCGCTGCATCTTCCACACATGCTCGTCGTCGCCTCCAGCGACCTCAGTCACTACGACCCATACGACATGGCAGT
This Coprothermobacter sp. DNA region includes the following protein-coding sequences:
- the amrS gene encoding AmmeMemoRadiSam system radical SAM enzyme codes for the protein MRPVSLSRVEVGGAVKCLACAHGCIVAEGRTGLCGVRRTVKGGLQSLVYGLPASVALDPIEKKPLYHFLPGSTALSLGTFGCNFTCAFCQNYELSQARDADDALLRLPFLDPEAVVQLALRQGASSIACTYNEPAVWAEYALDIATVARQADLRTVFVSNGFYSHELLHEALPLIDAYNIDLKSFSDDFYRRVCGGRLQPVLDAIRAIHDAGSWEEITSLIIPGLNDSENELRAMAHFVASIDPAMPWHVSRFFPMYHMLDTPITPAASIERAVQVGQEEGLLHVYSGNLPGHDGAGDTVCPQCGATVIERQGYTVTARTGLTCPTCGTRVKGVER
- the amrB gene encoding AmmeMemoRadiSam system protein B; protein product: MWGDSDRTSGLHGDSQDRTDLSNVRDARQGSGAMIRNAVVAGQFYPAQARELRVVVEGYIKGARLPANTAGAACMGLIVPHAGYVYSGPVAGAGYACLAGLDESEHITVVVLAPSHHVWFKGVALPEADVFGTPLGDIKVSDAARLLTKRPSVFTSGQAHALEHAVEVQLPFLQVVLKDFSIIPLVLGEVDTAVLAQELLALHLPHMLVVASSDLSHYDPYDMAVEHDRTTIGHILKGEGDKLGGEDACGFMPIRTILAMARVSGWKPQLLDYRNSGDTAGDKSAVVGYASIGFWEDRHGHE
- a CDS encoding competence protein, which produces MSEDADDDLLGVAGALLNALALRGWCLGTAESLTGGMVGATITAVPGASVSYMGGVISYTDREKTALLGVPTKLLEQRGAVSAEVAEAMAQGCREKLNVQVGLATTGVAGPASDDRGTPVGTVFVACATARACTVERLLLDGDRRHIRVELTRAALRLAIRLLEIAPPEVEEAT